The DNA sequence TGTTGGCGTGAAGTAGAGAGAAATAAGGGGGATTCGAAAATtataggctatttaattagcctataattaaattcaaatatttcacggagtagaataatatatcacggagcaagaataaaataaaatactccccaaGATATACCAAAAGTGGCGTGTAGTTTCATTCTCCAAAAGggattcaaaatcaaatcctaatttaattaggatatggcaatatcttcttagatttggcaagatatgctaggatattttagcatatttatatttattcatggaagagaataaataagggatcaaataatataataaacaattccttcttcccctattttatgagattttcgaaaatctcaagaTAATCAAAGGAtattcggactttggatttaattcggataattatcccaagcaataattaaatccaagaaaaataggatttctttccaataaataggaggggtcgaaaattccacacatttaaataatgctcctatttaattctcactcatcccttaggaaaataattcaccacaattatatttctccgcatcaaatattcaccaatcaatcatttcttcactttcacttcattttctcaacgcattgacctttcaacggccacgtcatatttttcccatctttgactattcaatagccacgtcaacatttcaacaagttgactattcaactcaatctcaattctcatacgcaattaggtcacaaagacactatgcaattaattactcatcaaataatccacatatcatagcatttaaggcatttaatgcaaaaattttataacccgaaaattagggtttgaaaaagtgggcttcaattgtgcaaggagttggagaaggatttcaagaacatcaagaacaacaaggattcaacctacgggttttatttgctttagttttatgttcaaattgtcttcccttcaatctatgtttttagcttattcaattatgtgtaactaaactcataggattctagggatgtgttagtaacgactttggttatacatattcctttttctatttaatatccgttttgtttttactttgtttcttccctaagtattcttgatgctgcatgattgagtgacacgatcttgtatgatttaatataacttgcttcataactgtgacagagttctagcgagttagattcacttagtagacactacagttagcttcccttaaaccgacactgttaattgagagtgaagacttttcaagggtcttaggagctttttggagttacgtgttaggattgacaaccctaactTTGTAATCAACATATGTATcacatgagcataagctaggttactcgtcctttcaaagtataaactgtgctagggtattgtagttggaattttgtataaccataattgtgaacacacatccctgggattcccttatctctatcgtctttctccttgctttatttgcttttagttggtctatgctttttcttgtttttagttttccaaaagttttcaaaacctactcgtttttccagatagtaattgagtcttagtagaggatagacactttgtgtttgccttccccgtgttcgatatccgatactaacctttagctatattatatatactctgtatacttgcaggtttctttagtgctaataaaaagtgcatcaagtttttggcgccgttgccggggaagacaattccctttggagtgatatcttaAAACGGATAATTTTgctactttggattttaattgctttcagtttttaattttagtttttaattcatttttgtttttggttcttGCAGGTTTTGTATGCGAACGCGATCTGGGAAGGACAGCCTAAAACCGCTTGATTTGGAACTTGAAAGAACTCGTAAGAaaataagaagtgaaaaaggatcagGAGCAATGGGTGACCGAACAGACATCGAGAAATTGCAGGAAATGGTGAAGCTACTGATGGATGAGAGAGATGCGGAAAGGGCAGCCCGAGAGgctttggagaagaagaatcaGGAAATACAACCCGTGATGAACATGTTTAATCATGGGAATATGATTACCTTTCCCGAAGGACCTCGTATTAACGCTAACAATTTCGAGTTACGCATGCCCCTTATTCAAAGGGTCgagcaaactccttttgcaGGTAGGGCTACAGAGGATGCCAATCgccatctctccaaatttATGGAGATCTCAAACACTCTCAAATTGAACGGTGTCGATGACGATGCCATAAGGGTAAGACTCTTCCCCTTTTCATTAACTGATTCTGCTAAAGAGTGGTTTGCATGTATGCCCAGAGAAAAGGTCTCCACATGGAAGGACATTGTAGCTACCTTCATCGACAAGTACTATCCGCGGGGCACAATTTTGAAGATCAAAAGCGAGATCTTCCAGTTCATCCAAGGCCATGACGAGCCCCTCTACGAGGCGTTTGCTCGTTTCAAAGCCCTTCTCCGAAAGTTCCCTAACCATGGTTTCACCGTGAACCATCAGGTAGGAATTCTCTATAATGGGTTTAACGAGAAGATTTGTGATATGCCTGATTCAGGTGCAAAGGGAGGGTTCTTAAGGAAGTCAGGTGAGGAAGCCATGGCGGTAATAGAAGAATTCGCCACCAACAACAGGAGGTGGTCGAAAGAAAGGCATAGCCTAAAAAGGATAGCTGCAATTGAAGAAGCCGAGGAAAGCTCTTTTGCGAAGGAATTGGCCGAGCTTCGAGTTAGGGTGGACCAAATGGATTCATCAAGGAAGGAGGACCCGATTCCACCGACCTCCATCATAGCGGTCTCTAAACCCGAAACTCCTGCCACGATAGTGGAAGAAATCAACTACATGCAAGGAGACGGTCCCAATAGAAATTACAACAATAATTATCGGCCTAACCAGAGGGGcgataatttcaataattataatggaaacCGACCTCATCCTAATCTCTCttattctaacaataattactTGCAACCCCCCGCAGGATTTAGTGTTAGCAAGGGAAGAGTAGTTGAAACAGCCAAGAAGGAGGAAAAGTATGACCAAGGGATCACAAGGATCTTGGAAGTAATCACGCAAGACAGGAAGGTTAATGACACCAAGATCGGAGTGGTCGAAGCTAGAATAAACAACCTCGAGCAGGGAGTGAACACGATCTCAACTACCATAGCCAACATTAACACTCAAATGGAGCAAATCCAAAAGAAGTTGGAAGAGGATAGGGAAAAGGCAGCCGCACGAGTGGATGACATCAATAAGAAGTGAGTGGCAAAACAGAAAATTGGGGACTCCCCAGTcgccggcgggccgccgctgAAGCGTCGAATGGAGTCTGCCTAGCcgccggcgggccgccgcacacATCACGGCGGGCCGCCACAGACAAGGCAAAAACACCCACTCAGCAAGGACTCATGCGGCATAATGGGATTGTGCTACCATTTCAACCAAAGAGGAAGTTTAAGCTCGAAGAGCAgttcaaacattttttgaacatgttttgtaAAGTTCATACTAACATTCCTCTAGTTGAATCGTTGCAGGAAATCCCTAAATATGCGAAGCTACTAAGGGAGGCagtgatgaggaagagaaagCTAACAAAAGCCGACCTTAAGCTACCACATCATTGCAGCGAGATCATTCAAAAGGAGAAGGTAGTGAAGCAGAGAGATCCGGGCCAATTCATTATCCGATGCCGAATTGGAGAGGGAAAGGTTGACAAGGCCCTATGCGATTTAGGATCTTCCATCAATCTCATGCCACTGAAGTACTACGAAAATCTCAACATTGGGCCACTCAAAACTTCAGACGTAACACTCAGGTTGGCCGATAACTCGTCCATAAAAACTGTTGGTATGATTGAGGATGTCCTAGTGAAAGTCGATGGTTTCATTTTTTCCTCCGATTTTATTGTGCTTGACATAAAAGTAGACAAGAACGTCCCTCTAATCTTAGGGAGAGATTTTCTTGCTACTTGCAAAGCTTTGATTGATGTAGGTCGTGGCGAGATCACAATTAGCGATAACCATAACCAATCCACCTATAAGATCGAAAGCGAGATGCTCAAGTTTGAGGAAGCAAAGCGGAAAAAGATGGAACAGCAGTGTAGGGCAGTCATGGTCACGGATTTGACCAAACCCCAAGACCCCTTTGAAGCAGAGGAGCATACTACCTCCACCATCTACGTTGTAAAAGAGGTAAGACGTTCTCCCAAAAAGGACGATACTAATCCCTCCACCTCTATCCCgcagaaaaagaaacaaaagaggaaaaaggcAACCAAGGAGGACCCCGAGATTTATgttatcaaaacaaataaggGGAAATACAAGTGGTGGAAGAAGCTAGGGACCAAGTTGCTCCCTATGCCCATTTTCAACACTCGGGTCGCTGATCCGCCCAATTAGTGGGCCACTTCAAGTCGAGCTAacgactaaaaacaaaagcgcttgttgggaggcaacccaattttttgttgatttaattattttctttattttcgtttgttttttgtttttgtttaaaaaaataaaaaaataaaaaaaaattacgcGTGCCTGTCGCCGCACTTAACACGGCGGTCGCCACACGTGTTTTCACATGTGCAGGATAGGTCGGGCTTAGGGCAGGCTTAGGGCGGGCCGGATGAACCGCTGAATGGGCCGCGGCGGCCCGCCAGGAATCGCTGTTTTAAAACGCCCGccgcggcggcccgccgcgcGCAGTCCAGAGACGGGAATGCAGTTTAAAAGGTAAGTTTTCCATTCTTTTTCCCATTCCTTCTCAAATTCCTTCCTTGCACACAACCCCCACCTTTATAAATCACCAatttcacacacccacaccatcattctctcaattctcttcAA is a window from the Salvia hispanica cultivar TCC Black 2014 chromosome 1, UniMelb_Shisp_WGS_1.0, whole genome shotgun sequence genome containing:
- the LOC125195774 gene encoding uncharacterized protein LOC125195774, with translation MGDRTDIEKLQEMVKLLMDERDAERAAREALEKKNQEIQPVMNMFNHGNMITFPEGPRINANNFELRMPLIQRVEQTPFAGRATEDANRHLSKFMEISNTLKLNGVDDDAIRVRLFPFSLTDSAKEWFACMPREKVSTWKDIVATFIDKYYPRGTILKIKSEIFQFIQGHDEPLYEAFARFKALLRKFPNHGFTVNHQVGILYNGFNEKICDMPDSGAKGGFLRKSGEEAMAVIEEFATNNRRWSKERHSLKRIAAIEEAEESSFAKELAELRVRVDQMDSSRKEDPIPPTSIIAVSKPETPATIVEEINYMQGDGPNRNYNNNYRPNQRGDNFNNYNGNRPHPNLSYSNNNYLQPPAGFSVSKGRVVETAKKEEKYDQGITRILEVITQDRKVNDTKIGVVEARINNLEQGVNTISTTIANINTQMEQIQKKLEEDREKAAARVDDINKK